Proteins from one Staphylococcus sp. IVB6214 genomic window:
- the dnaA gene encoding chromosomal replication initiator protein DnaA: protein MTEQETWDNVLELIRNKHVKGPSYDTFFKETKLHSLSDEKVVLVVNNAFEANWLLQSYKGVIIESVNAITGKNVTHLEVLTEDDLDELRANFTTAQNDVKPVQPVVAQGEQFNTKNTFDTFVIGPGNRFPHAASLAVAEKPAQAYNPLFIYGGVGLGKTHLMHAIGHFVMENNKDAKVLYTTSEKFTNEFIQSIRNNDTESFREKYRNIDVLLIDDIQFIQKKEQTQEEFFHTFNELHQNNKQIVISSDRPPKEISTLEERLKSRFQWGLIVDITPPDLETRMAILQKKTEEEHLDVPIEALTYIANQIQTNIRELEGALNRVNAFSNLQGKPITTELAAEALKDIIQESQSRKITIQDIQKVVGAYYGVRIEDFAAKKRTKSIAYPRQIAMYLSRELTDFSLPKIGEEFGGRDHTTVIHAHDKIKKELENNAPLRQEIKQFEKELRS from the coding sequence TTTTAGTCGTCAATAATGCTTTTGAAGCGAACTGGTTACTACAATCCTATAAGGGCGTAATCATTGAATCTGTGAATGCCATTACTGGAAAAAACGTAACGCATTTAGAAGTGCTAACTGAAGATGACTTAGATGAACTACGTGCGAATTTTACAACAGCTCAGAATGACGTCAAACCCGTTCAACCCGTAGTCGCACAAGGGGAACAATTCAATACCAAAAATACATTTGATACTTTTGTTATTGGACCGGGCAACCGTTTCCCGCACGCTGCAAGTCTTGCCGTAGCTGAAAAACCAGCACAAGCCTACAATCCATTGTTTATCTATGGAGGCGTCGGTCTAGGTAAAACACACTTGATGCATGCGATTGGGCATTTTGTAATGGAAAATAACAAAGATGCGAAAGTGCTTTATACGACAAGTGAAAAGTTTACGAATGAATTCATTCAATCCATTCGAAACAATGATACGGAATCATTTCGTGAAAAATACCGTAATATCGACGTTTTACTTATTGATGACATTCAATTTATTCAGAAAAAAGAACAGACACAAGAAGAATTTTTCCATACTTTCAATGAATTACATCAAAACAACAAGCAAATTGTCATTTCTAGTGATCGTCCACCAAAGGAAATATCAACTTTGGAAGAACGTCTAAAATCCCGCTTCCAGTGGGGACTCATCGTTGATATTACACCGCCTGATTTGGAAACACGAATGGCAATTTTACAGAAAAAGACGGAAGAAGAGCATCTTGATGTACCTATTGAAGCACTTACTTATATCGCCAATCAGATCCAAACCAACATTCGTGAATTAGAAGGTGCACTCAACCGTGTCAATGCCTTCTCGAATTTGCAAGGTAAACCCATTACGACAGAATTGGCAGCAGAAGCGCTCAAAGATATTATTCAAGAATCACAAAGCAGAAAAATTACCATTCAAGATATTCAAAAGGTTGTCGGTGCATACTATGGTGTGCGAATTGAAGATTTTGCAGCAAAAAAACGTACAAAATCAATCGCATACCCTCGCCAAATCGCAATGTATCTATCTCGTGAACTAACCGACTTTTCTTTACCTAAAATTGGTGAAGAGTTTGGCGGGCGCGATCATACGACCGTGATACATGCACACGATAAAATCAAAAAAGAGCTTGAAAATAATGCTCCGTTAAGACAAGAAATCAAGCAATTTGAAAAAGAGCTTAGAAGTTAG
- the dnaN gene encoding DNA polymerase III subunit beta, whose amino-acid sequence MEFTIKRDYFITQLNDTLKAISPRTTLPILTGIKIHATNESVVLTGSDSEISIEITIPNHIDGEEIVTVTEPGSVVLPGRFFVDIIKKLPGKDVKLITNEQFQTLITSGHSEFNLSGLDPDQYPLLPQISSEDALQLPIKVLKNIIAQTNFAVSTSETRPVLTGVNWLIQENELICTATDSHRLAVRKLKLEDEDISDKNVIIPGKALAELNKIMSDSDDHIDIYFASNQVLFRVGHVNFISRLLEGHYPDTSRLFPENYEIKLGLDNSEFYHAIDRASLLAREGGNNVIKLSTGENQIELSSTSPEIGTVKEEITANDVEGGNLKISFNSKYMMDALKAIDHDEVEVAFFGTMKPFILKPKDDDTVTQLILPIRTY is encoded by the coding sequence ATGGAATTCACAATTAAACGTGATTATTTTATTACGCAATTGAACGATACATTAAAAGCCATCTCACCGAGAACCACTTTACCGATTCTAACAGGGATTAAGATCCATGCGACAAACGAAAGTGTCGTATTGACAGGGTCTGATTCTGAAATTTCTATTGAGATTACTATTCCAAACCATATAGATGGTGAAGAAATAGTAACAGTGACAGAACCAGGATCAGTTGTATTACCAGGTCGTTTCTTCGTGGATATTATTAAAAAATTACCAGGAAAAGACGTCAAATTAATAACAAACGAACAATTTCAAACGCTGATAACATCAGGTCATTCAGAATTTAACTTAAGTGGTTTAGATCCAGATCAATACCCACTGTTACCACAAATTTCAAGTGAAGATGCGTTACAACTACCAATCAAAGTATTGAAAAACATCATTGCACAAACAAACTTTGCAGTGTCCACCTCAGAAACACGCCCAGTACTAACAGGGGTCAACTGGCTTATACAAGAAAATGAATTAATATGCACTGCGACCGATTCACACCGCTTGGCTGTAAGAAAGTTGAAATTAGAAGACGAAGATATCAGTGATAAAAATGTCATCATTCCAGGTAAGGCATTAGCTGAATTGAACAAAATTATGTCAGATAGTGATGACCACATTGACATTTACTTTGCTTCGAACCAAGTGCTATTCCGAGTAGGTCATGTCAACTTCATTTCACGCTTATTAGAAGGGCATTATCCTGATACGTCTCGCTTGTTCCCAGAAAACTACGAGATTAAGTTAGGTCTCGATAACAGCGAATTCTATCACGCGATCGACCGTGCATCATTATTAGCGCGTGAAGGTGGCAACAATGTCATCAAGCTCAGCACGGGAGAGAACCAAATTGAATTGTCATCAACATCACCTGAGATTGGAACGGTAAAAGAAGAAATTACAGCAAATGATGTTGAAGGTGGCAACTTAAAAATTTCTTTCAACTCGAAATACATGATGGATGCATTGAAAGCCATTGATCACGATGAAGTAGAAGTCGCATTTTTCGGTACGATGAAACCATTTATTTTAAAACCAAAAGACGATGATACGGTGACGCAATTAATCTTGCCAATCCGCACATACTAG